caatattttttatgaaaagcttgaccttgaagaacaaaataggtcaaggtcaaaacttttggtggcgtgcaatccttctcaataccatctacctatgttccaagtttaaagtcttaatgtcaaagggtattaaagttatgacccagacaaaattttattatttttttcttttttcttaatttgaccttgagtaaaacaaggtcaaggtcaaatattattcaatagtacacctaagtgtattattattgttctttgtttaaagtttgaagtccttctgtcaaagtatattcaggagttgaacaattaAGGTTTtcctaatatgaccttgaaataaaaattctaagtTAAGGTCAAAAAATTTGgaaaggttcaactaggttatataccatctatctatgatacaagtttaaagtctgtatgttaaaggagtcttgtgttatggtccggacaatatttttttatgaaaagcttgaccttgaagaacaaaataggtcaaggtcaaaacttttggtggcgtgcaatccttctcaataccatctacctatgttccaagtttgaagtctaaatgtcaaagggtactaaagttatgacccagacaaaattttattatttttttcttaatttgaccttgagtaaaacaaggtcaaggtcaaatattattcaatagtacacctaagtgtattattattgttctttgtttaaagtttgaagtccttctgtcaaagtatattcaggagttgaacaatgaagttttttctaatatgaccttgaaataaaaaaaataggtcaaggtcaaaatttttggtaaggttcaactaggttatataccatctatctatgatacaagtttaaagtctgtatgttaaaggagtcttgtgttatggtccagacaatattttttataaaaagcttgaccttgaataACAAAAtcggtcaaggtcaaaacttttggtggcgtgcactccttctcaataccatctacctatgttccaagtttgaagtcttaatgtcaaagggtatttaagttacggcttggacaaatttggatgaagaagaataagaagaagaagaataagaataagaagaataagaaagtcgacaaaaacaatatgtctcccctttgaaaggggagacataataaATTAACAGGACATCACAAATGCTGCAATAGAAAGGAGGTAAAGAGATAAACATACTAGGTACTTTGACCTGTACAAAAGAGAGACAGTTGGGACTTGCATTGCATACCCCCATCTCAAACGACATGATTATAATAGTAAGGACTCAAATAGGACTCCAAGGACTTGTAACCTTGTCAAAGCTGCAAGAATATAAAGTACTTAAAtctcaatgaaatatgaaataaataaataaatttaaaaagtcatAAATACAAGTATATTGACAGGCAAGCTTTATATTTCAGAGATATTCAGTCATGAGTAGATTAAGGCCTTAGAATGTTCTCTGCAATGTTGATACAAGTGCATGAAAATAATAGAGATGAAGTGAAGTCTTTTCCTTATCGAGTGGCATGTCTTTTCATGTGCTTGGCTAGGTGGTCACTCCTCATGAACCGCCTCTGACAGTGGCTGCACACAAACTTCTTCTCCCCTGTGTGAGTATACCTATGGCGTGACAGTTCGTCGGAGCGTGCAAACCTCTTGTCACAGTTCTCCCAAGTACATGCAAATGGCTTCTCTCCTGAAACAAAACACAACCTCTGTAAGAAATAATCTGATGATATGTaacatttaatcattttaaaagtgtttaacCTTTACAAAGGTGTACCACTCCTTACCATTATAACAAAATAGGCTGAAATGTGTCACAAATTGCAGTAATACACCTACCTGTATGTGTTCTAAGGTGGGCTTTCAGGTGGGAGCTTTTGAAATAGGTCTTTCCACAGtctttatatatacacatatggTTTCTTCTTCTATTTCCCAAGCTCTCATCTTGTAAGCAAGTATCTGGTGAGTTGCTAGGGGGTGGGGCGGGAGCTATGGGGCATAATTTACTCAACCAATCAGTCTTGTCTTTGTCCGAACACTGTACTTGATTATTCACAATGATCACCTGAATCAAAGGGGTACTTGCTACAGTGTTTAAGTTCTGAATTGTTGCAATAGTTGATGTTGTCACTGTGCCATTTTTCTgcatgtctgtctgtctatctatcATTGGCTTAATCCCTAGCAAAGAGTCAGTAGTTTTGAGTTTCTTGGCCTCTGTATGAGCACTCTTGGGCTGCAATGAGGGCCTCTTGAGATGAAGTTTGGGTTTAATTGGTGGATAAGGGATGTTTGTGGAGTCGATGAACAGTTCTGGAGTCCGCGATGGGTTACTTGTGGCACCCGTTTTGGCAAGATGATAGTTAGGCACAAACTCTGATGGCACTTCCTGGCTTCTCCTCATGGGTTTGTAACAGAAATCAGTTTGGTCTGCCAGTAAGAGCTACAAaatttgcattgaaaattaAGTAAAAATCTATCCCCAATAATTTTATACACAAACAAGTCTTGGTCTACTACAGTACATGTGTCATTGGACTTTGGAAACTTACCCTTGCAAGTTTAGAGTTCCTGTTAAAGATGGAGGGTTCTGCTGAGTTTGACATCGAGTCCTCATCGCTGGACTGGAAGGAGctagtgggggagggggtgcaGCGAGACTCATCCTCCGACATGACGGAACTCTCATCCCCACTGCCAATACACATTGAATTCCTCATTGACAGCAGTGTCTCCACTGCAACTTGTTCCCCTGGGTTGCTGCACATTGCCATTGTATCACTTTGAAGGACCATACTGATGCCACACAGCTGAAAATGTACCgagatacttaaaaaataaatacttgttaccatagcaattACAAATACATCTTATTTTACATGTTCAACCTAAATGTAGTTGACCCGATTTGTATGACACACTAAGATACCGTCAGCTGACCTAGTAATAAAGTTTAAACTAAAGTTGATAGCATTCCTTTATCAGCTAAAGGAAGATCAACGTGGAATTATTGCTGCTCGATTTcggtttcttttcttttatcataAGTACAgacatgttgattttttttattcaataaacaataaagggAGGTGGAAAACTTATGTAATCATGAAAAATAGGCATGAAGCAGCTGCatgtaatattatacaatatctcAGTTCTGGGAGGTCTATCGGACTCTCCGTTGTGAATTTGGCTAGCATCAAAAGGTTCATGACCTATTGACAGCATTTCCCCCGAGGCAGTATACTTGACATAACAATTTCACACTTCAACGAAAATGTGTGTATTGCCTAGAGCTAACGACACAGGCTTTCACATCAAAACGAAATTAAAATATTGGAAAGGACCACTTTGAAGTTCGGAAAAATATCACAATGGCCTTCATAACAACGTCTACACACACCCAGTTTGAGAATGGTTTTAATTATAGTACTGTTATAGAAAATTACGGGAAACGAGACACCTTAGATTGCCGAGCGTTCTCTCGATTAACGCCAAATAAAAAGGCCatttctttaaagaaaataaaaaacttaCCTCTTATAATGTTATTCAACAAATTTCTTCCAAATAAAATATCTCACATCATTTCCAAACATTGCAATATGTGaaaaacatcaacaaaaatATCACCAGCACACAGTATGCTTTGTGTTAGGGCGGGGATTTTCTTATCCAATCAAATTAGAGGGGTACGGTAAAAATGACCAATGAAATGAATTCCTTCGTGTGATCACTAGCTGATCAGAATGTCGCTTGCacgtgtttttattttgattaggCAACGTACATCCGGAACATCTCGGGCCTTTCCCAGAAAAACACTGAAAACATAGTTACACAATTGTGTTTTTCTGTGAAAAGCCCGAGGTGTTCCGGATGAGGCAACGTATGGAACTCGATGCGTgtcatttataattataatacatatattcatgatttaaggtagtcctatactcggcactaaatgggctcaatcattaaaagcttagctttaaatgataaatatacattctagcaatacatatacaaaagaaaatatgtatgtttacatgctagtttgtttgttatcacctctcagacgggtgtacccccttgcgaaaattattgacaattatgaaatttgccagacgtctgtttttcctaaaaacaattaccaattttgggaaaattagaactgaacatacaaaatagagtataaatatttatttaagccatatctcatcaataattttgcgcaaatttttgtaagtgagtacgctttatggacctaaTGTATCAAAATGGAAtacaaaaaaatgcaatgctagtatcgcgttttgtaattttttaactattttatggactcaaacttaaattcatggtgtttattctatagattgatatctaagaaaaaagatttggtaaaataaattatatgttgacggattacttttcacgctataagctttaaaccaagtagaccctgacgaaaaaatccgtaaaaatcgcATTTTGCTACTGTTTTCTGCCTaaatctgtcaacaatgttagatatcatttaaacatcaATAAATTGGCGATTGATTAAactcgaaatagcttctgtctctaaatttaaaccggttttagtaaaagaaaaagaaaaattcgggggggggggggggtcaaaacaaagaagatataagcatacctgagatcctcacctggttaatcagaaacttcgtttttcattttacattaacagaatcgagtttctcaatattaatcatttctatctctcatagaatacaaatattaccgttctaattacCGTCTTCtttggaagacggtataaagagttgaaataatgtaCAGTCTCCGGGCTGTGCACTTcctctcctttgtgattggtagaaaatacatgatgtgaaaatttacatttatttcataggTTGATATACTGTTCGgcacaagggagataattttctgatgattgattttacgtacgacttaacaattttcgtagatttcaaatcttaaaaagtgagaaaacgaaagaacaataaaaatggCTCTTAGTGAAATTCAGgctttcatttttctgttaacTAATTGAAAGCAATATTCTGTAACATctcttgaaataatttgttcttttctttttgttttgattatacaAACACCAATAAAATTTGATACGGTATGGCTAATATCAGTAAAcaagtttgtatctatatctatactactatattaaaataatagactcgaattttttgtctttaataccgtgaaatcggaagaatactgtcttttgttttatgtattttaaacatcattggtacttgaagattaccaatttgtttttattttttctcagttaagcttcgctaattaataatcaacgaaaattgctCAAAACATCCCGGAAATTacctgaattttttggattttacaatcttgcgcttgcgcaatacattcacgctaacgggatctttagtttatgtttccaaaatatcacatctgcatgaataaactcagaaatgataatacaaatacgggtaaattttcattggacttttgctatatattctgttcatatatattaatgatttcttatgagagaaagtgtaaaacaaaaaaatatacatttcaactaagtacttacttttgtcttcgtgatgacaaaaaatattttattacatgcaaaaaagttacattatatttgttaggagagtaaagatagaatatgttttatcgttaaaatgaatgatgtcctacggacccagttttacaaagaaaatacgtgtacgttggtgaaaaggtgttgaatactTCCATTCTATGCATaaaaatttttagttgaaaggtatttgcagtctcaaaaaggtttgttgtgatgaatttgactgttattttcaaggcaactttaACTTTCTCctaaatcgttccggagcgattctgcaattttctatGCTATATCATTCGTAAACTACAGTTAATTAACAGCCGTTAAATATggttttacagatgaaaactaTGGTAAATAATCGTAACataacactgaaaacaaattaaacactgaaaacaaataataaacacttaaaatataaaataaacactGAAAACATATAATAAACACTGAAACTAATGTcctttttgatatatttcattttatcaaaaaaaaaaatatataacatgactgtatattttaatttgataaaatggaatatatcggaaaggactCTAAGATTAAcaactgttaactatagttaacgaatgtatGTTAATAATAGTTTACAGATGCAAATCTATATCAAggacgtatatatatatatatatatatatatatatatatatatatatatatatatatatatatatatatatatatatatatatatatatatatatatatatatatatatatatatatatatatataaatttttcaattttacaaagtcCGCGAGGAAAGTGATCAGCTGCGACttgcaaaagaacaatatttcataaaaaaaatttaaacctaaACTTAATCGATAATTGCATTATTTATTCTGCATTGACTTTATTTAGCTTTCATTTCAATAAcctcttattttaaaacaatagtaGAGTATAATCAAATAACGCTAACAATAaatttgctgataaatatactAGATTCACAactgtaaactataattaatTTACACTATAGTTAAGAGTTGTAAATCGAAGAATAGTGAAACCATACTCTACGAAAGACAAAGAaggccacataaaaaaaaattatcgcgTCACTACGAGAAAAGATTTCGTAATAACGacaaaagatctcgttattacgagttaattatctcgtaattacgagaaaagatctcgttattacgagatcttttctcgtaattacgagataaaaatatttttttatgtggctCTAAATTCGTCTTTCGTAATATTTAttagataaactatgttttgcaatcaCAAATGGTTGCTTTCAGTGCTGTGGGATCAAGCTGCCTTTTAGATTATCATGATttatctcctttaaaagaaaagcTCCACATAAAGATAATggaaaatggaaaattttatgataaaatataggCCTATGacatttttctttaccaaaTAGTAATTGACAGCTTCAAAAAAGCGTTCGCGGGTTATAAGCAAAAGATTTCTGCTAAGATAGCTATACCTTCATAACTCGGCCGCATGAATGATAcaaaaaagaaagcattttactgtttatatatatatatattacagatacattgttttgtttatactgTTAATGgacatcagtacgttagataaaagGAACAGCCAAAGTTCCAATAACTTCACAGAGCATATGCGCAATGATTCGCGTAAACATGTACGAAGtatatgaacatgtatttttccAAGTGAAAGATTTGGTAACTGCACTATATTCCGCCCCGTTCTCTCCTCAAAATCCTTTCGTAAGAAGAGGAGATGACCATAGACCGTGTACTTGAAAAGTTTATCTTAGCCCCATGTATGCTTATTTCAAACTATTGTTTAAAAGGAGAGAACAATGTTTTgaacaatgttttaaaataaagtttataaaagttaaaaaaaaatgtctataatattttgacatatttttacattttgttagATAAATATAATATAGTTTCATGCATAGTTATAATTGCTTACCGATctgattaataaataaatcgTTAGACgtcaaataataatttttaaaaaaagattttgtgaAGAATATATGTAAACGGAATTTTCATCGAGCGAAATATCTAATTTCGAACGCACCGAAACCTACTTTCGGTTTTGAACTATTTCTGAAGTCCGAAACAGTGTGCTGTTTCATATGAAATAA
This portion of the Magallana gigas chromosome 7, xbMagGiga1.1, whole genome shotgun sequence genome encodes:
- the LOC105335689 gene encoding Krueppel-like factor 5 encodes the protein MVLQSDTMAMCSNPGEQVAVETLLSMRNSMCIGSGDESSVMSEDESRCTPSPTSSFQSSDEDSMSNSAEPSIFNRNSKLARLLLADQTDFCYKPMRRSQEVPSEFVPNYHLAKTGATSNPSRTPELFIDSTNIPYPPIKPKLHLKRPSLQPKSAHTEAKKLKTTDSLLGIKPMIDRQTDMQKNGTVTTSTIATIQNLNTVASTPLIQVIIVNNQVQCSDKDKTDWLSKLCPIAPAPPPSNSPDTCLQDESLGNRRRNHMCIYKDCGKTYFKSSHLKAHLRTHTGEKPFACTWENCDKRFARSDELSRHRYTHTGEKKFVCSHCQRRFMRSDHLAKHMKRHATR